Proteins from a genomic interval of Lactococcus protaetiae:
- a CDS encoding oxidoreductase — MTNNDKVWLVTGSSTGFGRALVEELIAQDYKVVATARHLSALTDLPDSENVLKARLDVTDKASISAAVTATIEKFGRLDVLVNNAGFGYFGVMEESDQTAVRRMMDTNFWGANDMTLAVLPYMRKQKSGRILNTVSRGGLTTTETLAYYHATKFAMEGLFQTLRKEVEPLGIFVTNIEPGSFRTDWAGRSKESSPAEIADYAVAHKTLERLNSYSGTQAGSPALAAKAFIKVAELDNPPMHYLMGKDAYQLSKQVFEAALDEFEAYKEEAQHLDFGDEAYWE; from the coding sequence ATGACAAACAATGATAAAGTGTGGCTCGTGACAGGCTCTTCCACAGGCTTCGGGCGCGCACTTGTTGAAGAACTCATTGCGCAAGATTACAAAGTGGTCGCCACCGCGCGTCATCTGTCAGCACTGACAGACTTACCAGACAGCGAAAATGTACTCAAGGCAAGGCTTGATGTCACTGATAAAGCTTCTATCAGTGCTGCAGTGACTGCCACGATTGAAAAATTTGGTCGGCTTGATGTTTTGGTCAACAATGCAGGCTTTGGCTATTTTGGCGTCATGGAAGAATCGGATCAGACTGCCGTCAGACGCATGATGGATACGAATTTTTGGGGCGCAAATGACATGACACTCGCTGTTTTGCCTTATATGCGTAAGCAAAAGTCTGGGCGCATTCTCAATACAGTCAGTCGTGGTGGACTGACAACGACAGAAACGCTCGCTTATTATCACGCGACAAAGTTTGCGATGGAAGGACTTTTCCAAACATTGCGCAAAGAAGTTGAGCCCTTAGGGATTTTCGTGACTAATATTGAGCCTGGCTCATTTCGCACAGATTGGGCAGGACGCTCGAAAGAAAGCAGCCCCGCTGAGATTGCAGATTATGCCGTAGCGCACAAGACGCTTGAGCGCCTGAATAGCTACTCTGGAACTCAAGCGGGCAGTCCTGCTCTCGCAGCCAAAGCTTTCATCAAGGTGGCTGAACTGGATAATCCGCCCATGCACTATCTCATGGGCAAGGACGCTTATCAGCTCAGCAAGCAAGTTTTTGAAGCGGCACTTGATGAGTTTGAGGCTTACAAAGAAGAGGCGCAGCACCTTGATTTTGGTGACGAAGCCTATTGGGAATAG